Within the Chloroflexota bacterium genome, the region AAATACGCGCTGCTGCGTCTGCCGTCCGGCGAGATGCGCAATGTGCTAAGCGAGTGCATGGCGACTGTCGGTCAGGTGAGCAATCTCGACCACAAGAATGTGAAGCTGGGCAAGGCCGGTCGCAAGCGCAATATGGGCTGGCGGCCGCAAGTGCGCGGTTCTGTGATGTCCCCGCGCGACCATCCGCACGGCGGCGGCGAAGGTCGTTCGCCCATCGGTATGCCGGGCCCTAAGACGCCTTGGGGCAAGCCCGCGCTGGGTTACCGCACGCGCAAGAAGAAGAAGCCGTCCGATAAGTTCATCGTGCGGCGCAGAGGTCGGAGATAGGGTTGAGATATGTCTAGGTCAACGAAAAAAGGGCCGTTTGTGCATCCCAAGCTGGCGAAGAAGGTGACGGCAGCGCAGAACAGCCGCAGCCGCACCGTAATTCGCACATGGTCACGCGCATCGACGATTATGCCCGACATGCTCGGGCTGACGATAGCCGTTCACGACGGACGCCGGCATGTGCCGCTGTTCATCACGGAGAACATGGTCGGGCACAAGCTCGGCGAGTTCGCGCCAACGCGCACATTCCGAGGACATATCTCCCGCTCCGAACGCGCGACTAGGGCTAGGTAGCACGCCGCACATCGCCAATCAAGCGTAACGCGTATCAAGTATCGCGGTAATGTACTGGGTATCCAGTAACCGCCCTGTCCTATCGCAATTATCGATAACAGGATTCCCGACGAATCGGGGAATAATGGAAGAGTAACATTTAGCGAGTCTGAACAATGCCGGTCCGAGCAGTAGCAACAAACACGGGCTATTCCGTGAAGAAGGTCAAGCCCATCATAGACATGATACGGGGCATGCATGTGGAAGATGCGCTGAACGCGCTGCGCTACCTGCCTTCGCCGATTGCGGCGCAGGTGGCGAAGGTGGTAAGCTCCGCCGCGGCGAATGCGGAAAACGAGCTGATGGCGCAAGTGAGCGACCTACGCATCACCGAGATTTACGCGAACGAAGGTCCGCGCGCCAAGCGCTTCAGAGCGCGAGCTCGCGGGCGCATCACGCGCATCATACGGCGCAACAGCCACATCACCGTTGTAGTTGACGAGGAGGTCTCGTAAGTTGGGTCAGAAGACGCACCCCATAGGGTTTAGGCTGGGCATCAGCAAGGACTGGCAGTCTCGCTGGTTCGCGTCGAAGCCCGAAGAGTACCGCAGCCTCGTCAAGCAGGATGTCGAAGTGCGAGATGTCATACTGTCTCGCTACCCGGACGCCGGCATTTCCCGCGTGGAAATCGAGCGCGGCAACGATGTCGTGATTACGATTCACACGGCACGGCCCGGCATCGTCATCGGACGTGGCGGGCAGCGCGTGGAAGAACTGCGCAAAGACATCGAACAACGGTCTGCACGGCGCGCACGCCTCAATGTACAGGAGATTAGGCAGCCCGAGTTGGATGCCTTCCTCGTGGGACGCAATATCGCGGAGCAGCTGGAACGCCGAGTCGCGTTCAGGCGCGCGATACGGCAGACCGTCTTGCGCACGATGCAAGCCGGTGCGCTCGGCATCAAGGTGCTGATTTCCGGCAGGCTTGGCGGCGCAGACATCGCGCGGCGCGAGAAGGCGATGGAAGGCAGAG harbors:
- a CDS encoding 50S ribosomal protein L22, which produces MPVRAVATNTGYSVKKVKPIIDMIRGMHVEDALNALRYLPSPIAAQVAKVVSSAAANAENELMAQVSDLRITEIYANEGPRAKRFRARARGRITRIIRRNSHITVVVDEEVS
- the rpsS gene encoding 30S ribosomal protein S19; amino-acid sequence: MSRSTKKGPFVHPKLAKKVTAAQNSRSRTVIRTWSRASTIMPDMLGLTIAVHDGRRHVPLFITENMVGHKLGEFAPTRTFRGHISRSERATRAR
- the rpsC gene encoding 30S ribosomal protein S3, whose translation is MGQKTHPIGFRLGISKDWQSRWFASKPEEYRSLVKQDVEVRDVILSRYPDAGISRVEIERGNDVVITIHTARPGIVIGRGGQRVEELRKDIEQRSARRARLNVQEIRQPELDAFLVGRNIAEQLERRVAFRRAIRQTVLRTMQAGALGIKVLISGRLGGADIARREKAMEGRVPLHTLRADIDYAISEAATEFGVIGIKVWIYKGDIVPEPKQAPVEEPVAPETIAPIEVTVTAGSAESDGAAQTAVAEAPPAQAPAAPAEPPAQEAPPTEPTAEV